In a single window of the Rhopalosiphum padi isolate XX-2018 chromosome 1, ASM2088224v1, whole genome shotgun sequence genome:
- the LOC132917058 gene encoding LIM/homeobox protein Lhx2-like isoform X1, giving the protein MLKDIHSPGLAADPEDGSNGACCAGCGRSIDDRFYLSAVDMCWHIGCLQCAECKLPLDTELTCYSRHGNIYCKQDYYRLFSIKRCARCQGGIGACDLVMRAKDLVYHVECFACYACGAVLCKGDYYGVRDGAVFCRPDYERLKHRDMACDLEPMCSPPRAAGHHWPSVHKGRPRKKRNVQMLSSPMATADCNGLTELNVLSIPQSTLEVMQATDLSSSMESLTYETSSLSSPTNSSTMGGTTGGMSQQQHQQTRTKRMRTSFKHHQLRTMKSYFNINQNPDAKDLKQLAQKTGLSKRVLQVWFQNARAKWRRNIMRQENNQMVTSSMSNQNQTTPSDPDLIRGHTQTSQGLNFVDLF; this is encoded by the exons ATGCTGAAGGATATTCACAGTCCAGGATTGGCAGCCGATCCAGAGGACGGCAGCAACGGAGCTTGTTGCGCCGGTTGCGGTAGATCCATAGACGATCGTTTCTACCTGTCTGCAGTGGACATGTGTTGGCACATTGGGTGTTTGCAATGTGCCGAATGTAAACTGCCACTAGACACAGAGCTAACGTGTTATTCAAGGCACGGCAACATCTATTGCAAACAAGACTATTacag GTTGTTCTCGATAAAACGCTGTGCCCGGTGTCAGGGCGGTATCGGCGCTTGCGACCTAGTGATGAGAGCCAAAGATCTCGTGTACCACGTGGAGTGTTTCGCGTGTTATGCGTGCGGCGCGGTCCTGTGCAAAGGCGACTATTACGGAGTACGGGACGGCGCCGTTTTCTGCAGACCTGACTACGAGCGCCTCAAGCACAGGGACATGGCGTGCGATCTGGAGCCGATGTGCAGCCCACCCCGGGCGGCAGGCCATCATTGGCCGTCGGTACACAAGGGCAGGCCTCGGAAGAAGAGAAACGTCCAAATGCTGTCGTCACCTATGGCGACGGCCGATTGCAACGGGCTTACCGAGCTCAACGTGCTCAGCATACCACAATCGACATTGG aAGTCATGCAAGCCACAGACCTATCCTCTTCGATGGAATCATTGACTTACGAAACGTCCAGCCTGTCGTCGCCCACAAACTCTTCGACGATGGGCGGCACTACCGGTGGCATGTCACAGCAGCAACATCAGCAAACACGGACGAAACGCATGCGAACGTCATTCAAACACCACCAGCTGCGTACAATGAAGTCGTACTTCAACATCAACCAAAACCCAGACGCCAAGGACTTGAAACAGCTGGCTCAAAAAACTGGACTGTCCAAACGAGTGTTACAG GTATGGTTTCAAAACGCTAGAGCAAAATGGAGAAGAAACATTATGAGGCAAGAGAACAACCAAATGGTAACCAGTTCCATGTCGAATCAAAATCAGACTACGCCGTCCGACCCCGATCTCATCAGGGGACACACCCAGACCTCGCAGGGTTTAAACTTTGTAGATCTCTTTTGA
- the LOC132917058 gene encoding LIM/homeobox protein Lhx2-like isoform X2: MLKDIHSPGLAADPEDGSNGACCAGCGRSIDDRFYLSAVDMCWHIGCLQCAECKLPLDTELTCYSRHGNIYCKQDYYRLFSIKRCARCQGGIGACDLVMRAKDLVYHVECFACYACGAVLCKGDYYGVRDGAVFCRPDYERLKHRDMACDLEPMCSPPRAAGHHWPSVHKGRPRKKRNVQMLSSPMATADCNGLTELNVLSIPQSTLVMQATDLSSSMESLTYETSSLSSPTNSSTMGGTTGGMSQQQHQQTRTKRMRTSFKHHQLRTMKSYFNINQNPDAKDLKQLAQKTGLSKRVLQVWFQNARAKWRRNIMRQENNQMVTSSMSNQNQTTPSDPDLIRGHTQTSQGLNFVDLF, translated from the exons ATGCTGAAGGATATTCACAGTCCAGGATTGGCAGCCGATCCAGAGGACGGCAGCAACGGAGCTTGTTGCGCCGGTTGCGGTAGATCCATAGACGATCGTTTCTACCTGTCTGCAGTGGACATGTGTTGGCACATTGGGTGTTTGCAATGTGCCGAATGTAAACTGCCACTAGACACAGAGCTAACGTGTTATTCAAGGCACGGCAACATCTATTGCAAACAAGACTATTacag GTTGTTCTCGATAAAACGCTGTGCCCGGTGTCAGGGCGGTATCGGCGCTTGCGACCTAGTGATGAGAGCCAAAGATCTCGTGTACCACGTGGAGTGTTTCGCGTGTTATGCGTGCGGCGCGGTCCTGTGCAAAGGCGACTATTACGGAGTACGGGACGGCGCCGTTTTCTGCAGACCTGACTACGAGCGCCTCAAGCACAGGGACATGGCGTGCGATCTGGAGCCGATGTGCAGCCCACCCCGGGCGGCAGGCCATCATTGGCCGTCGGTACACAAGGGCAGGCCTCGGAAGAAGAGAAACGTCCAAATGCTGTCGTCACCTATGGCGACGGCCGATTGCAACGGGCTTACCGAGCTCAACGTGCTCAGCATACCACAATCGACATTGG TCATGCAAGCCACAGACCTATCCTCTTCGATGGAATCATTGACTTACGAAACGTCCAGCCTGTCGTCGCCCACAAACTCTTCGACGATGGGCGGCACTACCGGTGGCATGTCACAGCAGCAACATCAGCAAACACGGACGAAACGCATGCGAACGTCATTCAAACACCACCAGCTGCGTACAATGAAGTCGTACTTCAACATCAACCAAAACCCAGACGCCAAGGACTTGAAACAGCTGGCTCAAAAAACTGGACTGTCCAAACGAGTGTTACAG GTATGGTTTCAAAACGCTAGAGCAAAATGGAGAAGAAACATTATGAGGCAAGAGAACAACCAAATGGTAACCAGTTCCATGTCGAATCAAAATCAGACTACGCCGTCCGACCCCGATCTCATCAGGGGACACACCCAGACCTCGCAGGGTTTAAACTTTGTAGATCTCTTTTGA